The sequence GTGAACATGCTCAGTCTAACCCAGTGTGCCACCAcatcctgctctctgtgctgctATCACTCATCTACAGTAAAAAGCCCTTTGATAGGCTGAAAATCTCCTGTCACAGGCtagattttctaaagcctgaaaataAAGTCAGGAGGAGGTGCAGATGTGGGGACTACTTAAAACAGGTTAGTCGGGAATTTTTGCCCCATGATTCCGAACGTATTGCCTAAACCAGCTTTAAGTTTAGTCTGTGGCTGAAACACATATCATCATATCCCAATTTGTTCCGTTACTTACAGCTGATCACAGCCTTGATGACAAGCATATATCCTCGGTCAGTGCCTCTGCTCAGGTCAATGTAGTAGTAGAACTTCAGTTCTTTTGGATACTGGGACATAGACAAGTTCTTAACCAGAGGAATCATCCTACGAGACATAGGTCCCTCTGCCAGAGCCTGGTGCATCATATAATTGCACCAGCCATCCTGAACAAAGCTGGGAGTGATAAGCAGAGCCCGTAAGTGGCTGTTCTGCACAGCCTCACAATACTCTGTGGAAATTGCACCTCCTGGACAGGTGTCCCTCTGCCACAGAAAGCACCTGAGGCCGTGGGGCGAAGCCTCAAGGAACGATACCAGGTGGGTGGCTTCTTCAATGTCAGGATGGGCAGTGCTGTGACACACGAACACGTCATATTTTCGCTTCCATCTCAGCTCAGACCCCAGAGCAAACTGTTGTCTAGAAGGGGTTGCCCCTGGTGATGAATTCTGCAGCGATGATGTAGGCATAGATGGTGTTAATGCACTGCTGACAGAAGTCTCTGAGATTTGCCTTGCATTGGATTCTTGTTCACGTGGTGTTGTTGCTCTTGATTTCAAGAGTTTTTGAAACCAACCTGaaagtaaaagaacaaactagAGCTACTtagataacaataataataatagatagatagatagatagatagatagatagatagatagatagatagatagatagatagatagatagatagatagatagatagatagatagatagatagatagatagatagattatatttacaaaaaatgcttGTATTTACAGTagtaaaagaatattaaaaatgtctaaatactGTGAGAAAAGCTAGTCATAGCATACAGCACAATTTTGTGTTCAGGAATTATTTTTATCGATTACACAAAAAGGTAATGACTTTCTGACAGTCTTCACAAGAAGAGCAACAACTTATACAGTTGTTACAGATCCTCACAATATATTGCAAGAGATAAATATGAGGTTTGCATTCTAGAAAAATGACTTGCACCTTAACTCACCCTGCATGTTGTAAACATCATCATGTCTGTTCCGCTCCTGTTCAGAATCCTCCCAATAACCACATGTTTAATGCTCCGTTATAAAGACAGACAGCACTCAGAGACGGCAGCTGAACAAATAACTGTTGCAACACAAGGTCACTGAGCACAGCCATAAAAAAGGGGAAGTTACTGACATCTGAAAGAGACGCCTTGCCATATGCAGTCAAATTTCAAATGCAAAGTCTTTGTACTTCACTGAGCATGTAGTTAACTTATAATGTCAAGAGAAAGTATGTGGGCACATAAATGTAACTGAATTAGTCCGGGTGATTCTcatcaaaaaaaagaatattccaGTGGCTAGAATAGGGTTACTTTCAGAATTACATGGCATTCTGTCAAGAAGAAGTAATAACCGGAAGAGGTATGTGAATCCAAAACGACTTatgtaaaacacaattttataattaactgtataattttacatttagtgtgttttatCTACAAAgaacatattttattgtatgCATGACTCATTCAATCACACACTGTATACACAAGATTTTAATGATCCAATTCTAGTGCCTTCTAATTAGATCCAGTCAGAACAAAAAGTCACAGTGAGGCATCCTTTAGTTGTTATAGTCCAAAGACATGTCAAATCAATTtagaatgcaaaaataaaataaatacaaaaaacaaggaTAAACTGAACTGCCACTGAAATAGCACGAGCTCCTTCACCCACTTTAAACACTTCACTTTTCTATAATTGTCCTAATTTGCTATTCTGAATTTTTGATTTATCCTGCCTCTGGTGTTTCCCTTCTGTAGTCTTTTATAATCACATTTCTTCAGTTCCTCGGTTCTTGTTTTACTGGGTGCTTTCGTCCTGATTATGAACGGACTGTGAGAATTCTGAATCTGTCACACGATCAAAACTTGATACATTTCTAAGTATGATAGtttgtatttattaaaatacaaaatcaatTTTCACTAGTAATATGCATAAAAAACTTTACTGATCTCACACGGgggaaatgaaagaaagaggGCAAACTGACAAAACATTACGGGCCTATTTGTATCTACAAATCTGTGATAGAAAACCATGTCACAGTGATTTATGCATTTGCAGTTTCTCCCTGAAGTCAGTCAATATTGACTTTAAaccactattttattttttaaggagAAGTCGGTACGTGTCATGGCTTGAAGGGCTTTTCTCTTGCATACCTGAAAGAGTGTGTGATATCTGGAACTTTCACTATCAATCGCTTCTGTCACTCAGAGCAATCATTTATCAAGGAAATATTTCCAATGTCCACGTCTTTAGCTCATGTGTATGGTGAGCTTGTTAGACAATGTTGTAGTAATAAAATCGCAGCATTGTAGTGGTGCAGAACTGCTGAAGGGAAATGCCTATGAAAAGATTGCGGGTAATAAGctgcaatttctgcattttgttttattgtctgacaacagacacacaaaattatgGAAATGAGAACCACTTTATTGGGATatcagctgtattaaaatgcagtatatgtgagcacagagcgTAAAAGAGATGCTAACAAATGTAAATGCTGGCTGAGTTGAgattgcaaaaaaacacaacacaaaataactcaTCCAGCCCTGTTTTATCGGTCTCAAATCAGTCTTGAAGGTTCCAGCATCTCTGAATGATCCTCAGTGATACAGTTTTgacagagctctgacctgtgggcatatgatcaaagctaatggtaacaTAAGGACTTTCCTATTGTTGTGGTGGTGTacatatcaaaaataaaagtaatgcaCAAGGTCTTGAGTTTTTCAGATGCTTGGTGTGCATGAAGACTCGTGTGTTCATTCTGGCAGCATACAGTAGGACatacttttgtgttttgcttgttgtgtcttgtttgatTGTTATACTT comes from Amphiprion ocellaris isolate individual 3 ecotype Okinawa chromosome 7, ASM2253959v1, whole genome shotgun sequence and encodes:
- the tirap gene encoding toll/interleukin-1 receptor domain-containing adapter protein, with amino-acid sequence MQGWFQKLLKSRATTPREQESNARQISETSVSSALTPSMPTSSLQNSSPGATPSRQQFALGSELRWKRKYDVFVCHSTAHPDIEEATHLVSFLEASPHGLRCFLWQRDTCPGGAISTEYCEAVQNSHLRALLITPSFVQDGWCNYMMHQALAEGPMSRRMIPLVKNLSMSQYPKELKFYYYIDLSRGTDRGYMLVIKAVISYLEDLVKSEMQLNCSMGSSSGGLD